A genomic stretch from Candidatus Hydrogenisulfobacillus filiaventi includes:
- a CDS encoding conserved protein of unknown function (Evidence 4 : Unknown function but conserved in other organisms) produces MRMPTPEDTVFVVIAFEGPDPYAQAGGLGVRVAGLTRALAARGFPVHFFFVGDPARPDVEQDGNLTLYRWAQWISRHHPSGVYGGEWDKILDIQTSLPPFIREHIAAGVIGSGRRLVVMAEEWHTASTVIALSDHLHEHGLRRGTVMFWNANHRMGLHHVDFPRLGYVATLTTVSRFMKHLFWGYGIDPLVIPNGLDEAAYQPVEAADVARVRTVGGEPLLVKVGRFDPDKRWLMAVEAVAALKREGLAPRLVIRGGIEPHGAEVLGRARQLGLSVADVTVEGGPPDHATALAAIAGAPAADVVNLRFFLPASVLPVLYRAADAVLVNSGFEPFGLVGLEVMAAGGLAITGATGEDYAQPFVNGLVVQRDSAAELAQLVRYALDHPEDAERWRQQGQETARAYAWPRVVDQIRFQVGVAEALAGQAL; encoded by the coding sequence ATGCGGATGCCCACCCCGGAGGACACGGTCTTCGTGGTGATCGCCTTTGAAGGCCCGGACCCCTATGCCCAGGCCGGCGGCCTGGGCGTCCGGGTGGCGGGGCTGACCCGGGCCCTGGCGGCCCGCGGTTTCCCCGTCCACTTCTTTTTCGTCGGCGATCCGGCGCGACCGGATGTAGAACAGGACGGGAACCTGACGCTCTACCGCTGGGCGCAATGGATCAGTCGCCATCACCCCAGCGGGGTTTACGGCGGGGAATGGGATAAGATCCTCGACATCCAGACCTCTCTGCCCCCGTTTATCCGGGAACATATCGCGGCCGGGGTGATCGGCTCCGGCCGCCGCCTGGTGGTGATGGCGGAGGAATGGCACACCGCCTCCACCGTGATCGCGCTCTCCGACCACCTGCATGAGCACGGCCTGCGCCGGGGTACGGTCATGTTCTGGAACGCCAACCACCGCATGGGTCTGCACCATGTGGATTTCCCTCGTCTGGGCTATGTGGCCACCCTGACGACGGTCAGCCGCTTTATGAAGCACCTCTTCTGGGGTTACGGCATCGACCCCCTGGTCATCCCCAACGGGCTGGATGAGGCGGCCTACCAGCCGGTGGAGGCGGCTGACGTGGCGCGGGTGCGGACGGTGGGCGGCGAGCCCCTGCTGGTGAAGGTGGGCCGGTTCGACCCGGACAAGCGGTGGCTGATGGCGGTGGAGGCGGTAGCGGCGCTCAAACGGGAGGGGTTGGCGCCGCGCCTGGTGATCCGCGGCGGCATCGAGCCGCATGGGGCGGAGGTGCTGGGCCGGGCCCGGCAGCTGGGGCTGTCGGTGGCGGACGTGACGGTGGAGGGCGGGCCGCCCGACCACGCGACCGCCCTGGCCGCCATTGCGGGAGCGCCGGCTGCGGACGTGGTCAACCTGCGCTTCTTCCTGCCGGCCAGCGTGCTGCCGGTGTTGTACCGGGCGGCGGATGCCGTGCTGGTCAACAGCGGATTCGAGCCCTTCGGGCTGGTGGGGCTGGAGGTCATGGCGGCCGGGGGGCTGGCCATCACCGGTGCCACCGGGGAGGACTACGCCCAGCCCTTCGTGAACGGCCTGGTGGTGCAGCGGGACAGTGCGGCCGAGCTGGCGCAGCTGGTGCGCTACGCGCTCGACCACCCCGAGGATGCCGAACGCTGGCGGCAGCAGGGACAAGAGACCGCCCGCGCCTACGCCTGGCCGCGGGTGGTGGACCAGATCCGGTTTCAGGTGGGGGTGGCCGAGGCCTTGGCCGGCCAGGCCCTGTAG
- a CDS encoding glycogen debranching enzyme-related protein, which translates to MITAGPFGHETAAYPAGLEREWLLTDGLGGYAMGTAAGVLTRGYHGLLIAAARPPRARYRLLATVLTAVRREGEEIPLWTQEWGPGVLHPAGGLHLFRFYLEDGRPVWEYAVRDLRLEWSLVLTRGRPAAVLRWRWESARPCTLVLTPLVSGRDHHGMGSPEPEWRWGEDGFGARSATAPLPLAVRVPGARFLPGPVRYAHIYYRAEAERGLAPQEDLWAPGHWEVALPAGSGTLWGAAWADPGEMPPPEAAFAAETARLAGVTARARARGLPPALGPAADAFRVAGADGFPTVVAGYPWFTDWGRDTFLSLPGLALALEDGPAWARRVLEAWAGVLQEGLLPNRFPDAGEEPEWASVDAVLWFLLRVWDIGRLLGAEERERFWRALLPRLDAALEALMAGTRYGIRARPDGWLTADGEGVALTWMDARVGDWVVTPRRGRPVEVSALWVNALAARERVAAALGVPSRYGLEADHLARAFAGLYVRPDGLGLWDVLPSEGPPDPALRPNQLFALALPVRLLDAEAALRTVRTAQAHLFTPLGLYSLAPSQPGFRPRFTGPPAERDAAYHQGAIWPYLLGAYVDAWEAAAGEGRRVFRELEPALAAHLQEAGLGSVSEVLDPTTLAGRGCPFQAWSVAEVIRLWLRYGIEA; encoded by the coding sequence GTGATTACCGCCGGTCCCTTCGGGCACGAGACCGCCGCCTACCCGGCCGGGCTGGAGCGGGAATGGCTGCTGACCGACGGGCTGGGCGGCTACGCCATGGGCACCGCGGCAGGGGTGCTGACCCGCGGGTATCACGGCCTCCTGATAGCGGCCGCGCGACCCCCTCGCGCACGCTACCGCCTGCTGGCCACGGTGCTGACGGCGGTACGCCGGGAGGGGGAGGAGATCCCCCTCTGGACCCAGGAGTGGGGGCCGGGGGTCCTGCATCCCGCCGGCGGGCTGCACCTCTTCCGGTTCTACCTGGAGGACGGCCGCCCGGTGTGGGAGTATGCGGTCCGGGACCTGCGCCTGGAATGGTCGCTGGTCCTCACCCGGGGCCGCCCGGCCGCCGTCCTGCGCTGGCGCTGGGAGAGCGCCCGTCCCTGTACCCTGGTGCTCACTCCCCTGGTCTCCGGGCGGGACCATCACGGGATGGGCAGCCCGGAACCGGAGTGGCGCTGGGGGGAGGACGGCTTCGGGGCCCGCAGTGCTACTGCCCCCCTGCCCCTGGCGGTGCGGGTGCCGGGTGCCCGGTTCCTGCCGGGGCCCGTGCGCTATGCCCATATTTACTACCGGGCGGAGGCGGAGCGCGGCCTGGCCCCGCAGGAGGACCTCTGGGCCCCGGGGCACTGGGAGGTGGCGCTGCCGGCGGGCAGCGGCACCCTCTGGGGGGCGGCCTGGGCGGACCCGGGGGAGATGCCGCCGCCGGAGGCGGCCTTCGCGGCGGAAACCGCGCGCCTGGCCGGGGTGACGGCCCGGGCCCGCGCCCGCGGGTTGCCCCCGGCCCTGGGCCCGGCCGCTGACGCCTTCCGGGTGGCGGGGGCGGACGGCTTTCCCACCGTGGTTGCCGGATATCCCTGGTTCACGGATTGGGGCCGCGATACCTTTCTCTCCCTGCCCGGTCTGGCCCTGGCCCTGGAGGACGGCCCCGCTTGGGCCCGGCGGGTGCTGGAGGCCTGGGCGGGGGTGTTGCAGGAGGGCCTGCTGCCCAACCGGTTTCCGGACGCCGGCGAGGAACCGGAGTGGGCCAGTGTGGATGCGGTGCTCTGGTTCCTCCTGCGGGTGTGGGACATCGGCCGCCTGCTGGGGGCCGAGGAGCGGGAGCGCTTTTGGCGCGCACTGCTACCCCGCCTGGATGCGGCCCTGGAGGCCCTGATGGCCGGCACCCGCTACGGCATCCGCGCCCGGCCCGACGGGTGGCTGACCGCCGACGGGGAAGGGGTGGCCCTGACCTGGATGGACGCGCGGGTGGGCGACTGGGTGGTCACCCCCCGCCGCGGGCGGCCGGTGGAGGTGAGCGCCCTCTGGGTCAACGCCCTCGCCGCCCGGGAGCGGGTCGCGGCAGCCCTGGGCGTCCCCTCCCGCTACGGGCTGGAGGCGGACCACCTGGCCCGTGCCTTTGCCGGGCTGTATGTGCGGCCGGACGGGCTGGGGCTCTGGGATGTGCTGCCCTCCGAAGGGCCCCCTGACCCTGCCTTGCGGCCCAACCAGCTCTTCGCCCTGGCCCTGCCGGTGCGGCTGCTGGACGCCGAGGCGGCCCTGCGCACGGTGCGCACCGCCCAGGCCCACCTCTTTACTCCCTTGGGGCTGTATTCCCTCGCACCCAGCCAGCCCGGCTTCCGGCCCCGCTTCACCGGGCCGCCGGCCGAGCGCGATGCCGCCTACCATCAAGGGGCCATCTGGCCGTACCTGCTGGGGGCATATGTGGACGCCTGGGAAGCGGCGGCGGGGGAAGGCCGCCGGGTCTTCCGGGAGCTGGAGCCGGCCCTGGCCGCCCACCTGCAGGAGGCAGGGCTGGGGTCGGTGTCGGAGGTGCTGGACCCCACCACCCTGGCCGGCCGGGGCTGTCCCTTCCAGGCCTGGTCGGTGGCGGAGGTCATCCGGCTCTGGCTGCGGTACGGGATCGAGGCCTGA
- a CDS encoding UDP-3-O-(3-hydroxymyristoyl) glucosamine N-acyltransferase, which produces MYLGPGAVVEPTAAVGPYAVIGAGVRVMPWARVERSIVGRAAVIGAHSQLKGAVVAEEARLDSYATLEENVVVGERVHLGFGAHLFPGTRLCKDVAVQPGGRVYAHQVNQPPVHRQTVS; this is translated from the coding sequence GTGTATCTGGGGCCGGGGGCGGTCGTGGAGCCGACGGCGGCGGTGGGGCCGTACGCGGTGATAGGGGCCGGGGTGCGAGTGATGCCGTGGGCACGGGTGGAGCGGTCGATTGTGGGGCGGGCGGCGGTGATTGGGGCGCACAGCCAGCTGAAGGGGGCGGTGGTGGCCGAGGAGGCCCGGCTGGACAGCTACGCCACCCTGGAAGAAAATGTAGTCGTGGGGGAGCGGGTGCATCTGGGCTTCGGCGCCCATCTCTTCCCCGGGACCCGGCTGTGCAAGGACGTGGCCGTTCAGCCGGGAGGCCGCGTCTACGCCCACCAGGTGAACCAGCCGCCGGTCCACCGACAAACGGTGTCGTGA
- the arsF gene encoding arsenite/antimonite/H+ antiporter (Evidence 2a : Function from experimental evidences in other organisms; PubMedId : 12950922, 14970228, 15849754, 16850406; Product type t : transporter): MHPALWEAVSLFLAVLVLIITQPRGLSIGWTAAAGGLLALALGIVTPANVVTVVKLVWDATLTFVALILISLVLDAAGFFEWAALHMARRSGGQGLRLFLLLGLLGALVAMFFANDGAALILTPIVYEQTRALKLDPKATLALIMAGGFIADTTSLPLVVSNLVNIVSADFFHLGFASYALRMVPVDLVSLAASLGALYLLYRAALPRTVDVTELPDPRRAIRDRRVFRAAWAVLGLLLAGYFASQFLGWPVSVFAGSAAVALLLLARRSPAIPVRRLIREAPWKIVVFSIGMYVVVFGLRNVGLTHLLGRILADCGRYGHGAGIVGTGFLAAGLSSIMNNMPTVMIDALAIHDAPVAAGLHLPMAYANIIGCDLGPKITPIGSLATLLWLHVLDRRGIRIGWGYYIRIGLTLTVPVLLVTLLGLWGWSALLA; encoded by the coding sequence ATGCACCCGGCGCTTTGGGAAGCCGTGAGCCTGTTTCTGGCCGTCCTGGTGCTCATCATCACCCAGCCGCGGGGCCTGTCCATCGGCTGGACAGCCGCCGCCGGCGGCCTTCTGGCCCTGGCGCTCGGCATCGTGACCCCGGCCAACGTGGTCACGGTGGTGAAGCTGGTCTGGGACGCCACCCTGACCTTTGTCGCCCTCATCCTTATCTCGCTGGTGCTGGATGCGGCCGGGTTCTTTGAATGGGCCGCCCTGCACATGGCCCGCCGTTCCGGGGGACAGGGGCTGCGCCTCTTCCTGCTGCTGGGCCTGCTGGGCGCGCTGGTGGCCATGTTCTTCGCCAACGACGGGGCCGCCCTCATCCTCACCCCCATCGTCTATGAACAGACACGGGCCCTGAAACTGGACCCCAAGGCCACCCTGGCGCTCATCATGGCCGGCGGCTTCATCGCCGACACCACCTCCCTGCCCCTGGTGGTCTCCAACCTGGTCAACATCGTCTCCGCCGATTTCTTCCACCTGGGCTTCGCCTCTTACGCCCTGCGGATGGTGCCGGTGGACCTGGTCTCCCTGGCGGCCAGCCTGGGCGCCCTGTATCTCCTCTACCGCGCCGCCCTGCCCCGGACCGTCGACGTGACGGAGCTTCCGGACCCCCGCCGGGCCATCCGGGATCGCCGCGTGTTCCGGGCCGCTTGGGCGGTGCTGGGCCTGCTGCTGGCCGGCTACTTCGCCAGCCAGTTTTTAGGCTGGCCGGTGTCGGTCTTCGCCGGCAGCGCGGCCGTGGCCCTGCTGCTGCTGGCACGGCGCAGCCCCGCCATCCCCGTCCGCCGCCTCATCCGGGAGGCCCCCTGGAAAATCGTGGTGTTCTCCATCGGCATGTACGTGGTGGTGTTCGGCCTCCGCAACGTGGGCCTCACCCACCTGCTGGGCCGCATCCTGGCGGACTGCGGCCGCTACGGCCACGGCGCCGGCATCGTGGGCACCGGCTTCCTCGCCGCCGGGCTGTCCTCCATCATGAACAACATGCCCACGGTGATGATCGACGCTCTCGCCATCCATGACGCCCCCGTGGCCGCCGGCCTCCACTTGCCCATGGCCTATGCCAACATCATCGGCTGCGACCTGGGGCCCAAGATCACCCCCATCGGCTCCCTGGCCACCCTGCTGTGGCTGCACGTGCTGGACCGGCGGGGCATCCGCATTGGCTGGGGTTACTACATCCGCATCGGCCTCACCCTGACCGTGCCCGTACTGTTGGTGACCCTCCTGGGGCTCTGGGGCTGGTCGGCCCTCCTGGCCTAG
- a CDS encoding conserved exported protein of unknown function (Evidence 4 : Unknown function but conserved in other organisms), with product MQHGRTWARSGMALLGLGILGAGVWGLHLHAPGAAAAPPAPAESPAALAKLVAYPGSPTLLAAAGTGNLQIPTSGSSNWTGLTTTGILAKAVRATYTAPAWQGGAFPGQSVGDWVGLGGAQSRQLIQVGTVTTANRLGQPVTRAFWEQLPAAAHLGTVVPAGTRLTAAITPLGDGRWRLTLTSPERSAPWVDQVVTLTPAAARKVESSADVITEAITRNGHLVPLAPFGQTAFTGVEVDGVPLSRLPVADLAASVLLGPGGRPRAAAYYSPSAPNTMTVEEQAPAYGYGDGWGYGGGWGYGQGGLSPGVRAWGGVLPLPGGGWATYGVWGD from the coding sequence ATGCAGCACGGACGGACATGGGCCCGGAGCGGCATGGCGCTCCTAGGCCTGGGCATCCTGGGCGCGGGCGTCTGGGGCCTCCACCTGCACGCTCCCGGGGCTGCCGCGGCCCCCCCGGCCCCGGCCGAATCGCCGGCGGCCCTGGCCAAGCTGGTTGCCTACCCCGGCAGCCCCACCCTCCTGGCCGCAGCCGGCACCGGCAACCTCCAGATCCCGACCTCGGGGTCGTCCAACTGGACCGGGCTTACCACCACCGGCATCCTCGCCAAGGCGGTCCGGGCCACCTATACCGCCCCGGCCTGGCAGGGCGGGGCCTTCCCCGGCCAGTCGGTGGGCGACTGGGTGGGGCTGGGCGGGGCGCAGAGCCGCCAGCTGATTCAGGTCGGCACGGTTACCACCGCCAATCGCCTGGGCCAGCCCGTCACCCGGGCTTTCTGGGAACAGCTGCCGGCGGCGGCCCACCTGGGCACAGTGGTCCCCGCCGGCACCCGCCTCACCGCCGCCATCACTCCCCTGGGCGACGGCCGCTGGCGGCTGACGCTGACCTCGCCCGAACGCTCCGCCCCCTGGGTGGACCAGGTGGTGACCCTCACCCCGGCCGCCGCCCGCAAGGTGGAGAGTTCGGCCGACGTCATTACCGAGGCCATCACCCGCAACGGGCACCTGGTCCCGCTCGCCCCCTTCGGGCAGACGGCCTTCACCGGGGTAGAGGTCGACGGCGTGCCGCTCAGCCGTCTGCCGGTGGCCGACCTGGCGGCCAGCGTGCTGCTGGGGCCCGGCGGCCGGCCCCGGGCCGCCGCCTACTACAGCCCTTCCGCCCCCAACACCATGACGGTGGAGGAACAGGCCCCCGCCTACGGCTACGGCGACGGGTGGGGGTACGGTGGAGGCTGGGGATACGGCCAGGGCGGCCTAAGCCCCGGCGTGCGCGCCTGGGGCGGGGTTCTGCCCCTGCCCGGCGGCGGCTGGGCGACCTATGGGGTGTGGGGCGACTGA
- a CDS encoding Glyco_hydro_57 domain-containing protein, translating to MAQDLAIYVVMHQPRRLRLPAATLTPGMSAREMAPALFDEEMNARYLTKVAETSYRPALAMFHELAAERGLRLSLGISWSLVVQLERWAPDVITRLGELLALPGVELVGVEPYHSFLSYLDIKRFQRRMSWMRDHLAKRFGRQVTVTDTTEMMMNREIYLALDQLGFQGAVLDGRPQVMRGREPTRVFDGGGQMRLLARHVALSDDVGYRFTDRNWDGFPLLAPTYAHWIADTPGDFVMVGWDFETFGEHHRRESGIFEFMRHLPESLAAAGVRTRTLSEVIARHPAAEDPLPPPVETATWAGIGDISFFLGNPAQERVFRLMHHAYHTAVLNGDPELVDLALWLLQSDHLHLIQWYGRFGPEAEVSAYFTPDEWWPLGNQGIVNEIARVYEQFVGAVAGRPARRAAGRHAVMAGT from the coding sequence ATGGCACAGGACCTGGCGATCTATGTGGTCATGCACCAGCCGCGGCGGTTGCGGCTGCCGGCGGCGACGCTCACCCCCGGGATGTCGGCCCGGGAGATGGCGCCGGCGCTCTTCGATGAGGAGATGAACGCCCGCTACCTGACCAAGGTGGCGGAGACCTCCTACCGGCCGGCCCTGGCCATGTTCCACGAACTGGCGGCGGAACGGGGGCTCCGGCTTAGCCTGGGTATCTCCTGGTCCCTGGTGGTGCAGCTGGAGCGCTGGGCGCCGGATGTGATCACCCGGCTGGGGGAGCTGCTGGCACTGCCCGGGGTGGAACTGGTGGGGGTGGAGCCCTACCATTCCTTCCTGTCCTATCTGGACATCAAACGCTTCCAGCGCCGAATGAGCTGGATGCGGGACCACCTGGCCAAGCGCTTCGGGCGCCAGGTGACGGTCACCGACACCACCGAGATGATGATGAACCGCGAGATTTACCTGGCCCTCGACCAGCTGGGCTTTCAAGGGGCGGTGCTGGACGGGCGGCCGCAGGTGATGCGCGGCCGCGAGCCCACCCGCGTCTTCGACGGTGGGGGACAGATGCGGCTCCTGGCCCGGCATGTAGCCCTTTCGGACGACGTCGGCTACCGCTTCACCGACCGCAACTGGGACGGCTTCCCCCTGCTGGCCCCGACCTATGCCCACTGGATTGCGGATACCCCCGGCGACTTCGTCATGGTAGGATGGGACTTCGAGACGTTCGGCGAGCACCACCGGCGGGAGAGCGGCATCTTCGAGTTCATGCGCCACCTGCCGGAGTCGCTGGCCGCAGCGGGGGTGCGCACCCGGACCCTGTCCGAAGTGATTGCCCGCCACCCGGCGGCGGAGGACCCGCTGCCCCCGCCGGTGGAGACCGCCACCTGGGCCGGGATCGGGGACATCAGCTTCTTCCTGGGCAACCCGGCGCAGGAACGGGTCTTCCGGCTGATGCATCACGCCTATCATACGGCGGTGCTGAACGGGGATCCTGAACTGGTGGACCTGGCCCTGTGGTTGTTGCAGTCCGACCATCTGCATCTGATTCAGTGGTACGGGCGCTTCGGGCCGGAGGCGGAGGTGTCGGCCTACTTCACCCCCGACGAATGGTGGCCGCTGGGCAATCAGGGCATTGTCAACGAGATTGCGCGGGTGTATGAGCAATTTGTAGGTGCGGTGGCCGGACGGCCAGCCCGGCGGGCAGCTGGGCGGCATGCGGTGATGGCCGGAACCTAA
- a CDS encoding Glyco_hydro_15 domain-containing protein yields MPRDLPLGNGSMLVTFDTRYHLRDLFYPYVGQENHTAGHYFRLGVAVDGRFSWVHGNEWERELAYEPRTLVTAVNLRHPGLGISIAASDAVDMVQNVLVRRFAVTNHHDSPRQVRLFLTQDFHIYGLDVGDTAFYDPVTNGVVHYKRERYFLVNGQAPGAEDAGVSSYSTGQKETDHAEGTWRDAEDGRLDHNPIAQGSVDSAIGLYAELGPEETATYSAWICAGHTLEEVRRLDGWVRYRGVDTIMARTRHYWYLWGDKEHGALPEPAEGTRSLAALEPELADLYVQSLLIIRTQVDNGGAIIAANDSDVMHYAHDTYSYVWPRDGAFVAMAMDRAGYADVAERFFAFCRDVVEPEGYFLHKYNPDRTFASSWHPWYRRGNVELPIQEDETGLVLIALWSYFRRHRNVETMKPWFRPLVVQAGEFMADYRNTETGLPLPSWDLWEERHGIHAFTVAAVYGGLLAATHFAKAFGEERIAERFAAAARGVQEGFRRYFLDPHGKRWYRSLLADEHGNWTPDPTWDASLLVLPRLGLVGPKDPVMVNTAQGVREHLWVPGPTGGLARYEHDPYQRVGSDPGVPGNPWFVCTLWYAEYLLSSLSVSQGLEEALDILRWAQRHGLKSGVLAEQLHPQSGDPVSVAPLTWSHAEYVWTVLTYLEREAWFGRCPTCGRVAGPLAVSLPQAGETP; encoded by the coding sequence ATGCCGCGGGACTTACCCCTGGGCAACGGTAGTATGCTGGTCACCTTTGACACCCGCTACCATCTGCGGGACCTGTTCTATCCCTATGTCGGGCAGGAGAACCATACCGCCGGCCACTACTTCCGCCTGGGGGTGGCGGTCGACGGCCGCTTCAGTTGGGTGCACGGCAACGAGTGGGAGCGGGAGCTCGCCTACGAGCCCCGCACCCTTGTCACGGCCGTCAACCTGCGCCACCCCGGCCTCGGCATCAGCATCGCCGCCTCCGACGCGGTGGACATGGTGCAGAACGTCCTGGTGCGGCGCTTCGCCGTCACCAACCACCACGACAGTCCCCGCCAGGTGCGGTTGTTCCTGACCCAGGACTTCCACATCTACGGGCTGGACGTAGGGGACACCGCCTTTTACGACCCCGTCACCAACGGCGTGGTGCATTACAAGCGGGAGCGCTACTTCCTGGTCAACGGCCAGGCGCCGGGGGCGGAGGACGCGGGGGTGTCGAGCTACTCCACCGGCCAGAAGGAGACCGACCACGCGGAGGGGACCTGGCGGGACGCCGAGGACGGCCGGCTGGACCACAACCCTATCGCTCAGGGATCGGTGGACTCCGCCATCGGGCTGTACGCCGAGCTGGGGCCGGAGGAGACGGCCACCTACAGCGCCTGGATCTGCGCCGGCCACACCCTAGAGGAGGTCCGCCGGCTGGACGGCTGGGTGCGCTACCGGGGCGTGGACACCATCATGGCCCGCACCCGTCACTACTGGTACCTGTGGGGCGATAAGGAGCACGGGGCCCTGCCGGAACCCGCGGAGGGGACCCGCTCCCTGGCGGCGCTGGAGCCGGAGCTGGCCGACCTTTATGTGCAGTCCCTGCTCATCATCCGCACCCAGGTGGACAACGGCGGGGCTATCATCGCCGCCAACGACTCCGACGTCATGCATTACGCCCATGACACCTATTCCTACGTCTGGCCGCGGGACGGTGCCTTCGTCGCCATGGCCATGGACCGGGCCGGCTATGCCGATGTGGCGGAACGCTTTTTTGCCTTCTGCCGCGATGTGGTGGAGCCCGAGGGCTATTTCCTGCACAAGTACAACCCCGACCGCACCTTCGCCTCCTCCTGGCATCCCTGGTACCGGCGCGGCAATGTGGAGCTGCCGATCCAGGAGGACGAGACCGGCCTGGTGCTGATCGCCCTCTGGAGCTACTTCCGGCGCCACCGCAATGTGGAGACCATGAAGCCCTGGTTCCGGCCGCTGGTGGTGCAGGCAGGGGAGTTCATGGCCGACTACCGCAACACCGAGACCGGCCTGCCCCTGCCCTCCTGGGACCTGTGGGAGGAACGCCACGGGATCCACGCCTTCACGGTGGCCGCGGTCTACGGCGGGCTGCTGGCCGCCACCCATTTCGCCAAGGCCTTCGGGGAGGAGCGCATCGCCGAACGGTTCGCGGCCGCCGCCCGCGGGGTGCAGGAAGGGTTCCGGCGGTACTTCCTTGACCCCCACGGCAAGCGCTGGTACCGGAGCCTCCTGGCCGACGAGCACGGCAACTGGACCCCCGACCCCACCTGGGACGCCAGCCTGCTGGTGCTACCCCGGCTGGGACTGGTGGGACCCAAGGATCCGGTCATGGTCAACACTGCCCAGGGGGTGCGGGAGCATTTGTGGGTGCCGGGGCCGACCGGCGGCCTGGCGCGCTACGAGCACGACCCCTACCAGCGTGTGGGTTCCGACCCGGGCGTGCCGGGCAATCCCTGGTTTGTCTGCACCCTCTGGTACGCCGAGTACCTGCTCTCCTCCCTCAGCGTCAGCCAGGGCCTGGAGGAGGCGCTCGACATCCTGCGCTGGGCCCAGCGCCATGGCCTCAAGAGCGGGGTGCTGGCGGAGCAGTTGCACCCGCAGAGCGGGGACCCGGTCTCGGTCGCCCCTCTCACCTGGAGCCATGCCGAATACGTGTGGACGGTGCTGACCTACCTGGAGCGGGAGGCCTGGTTCGGGCGCTGTCCCACCTGCGGCCGGGTGGCCGGCCCCCTGGCCGTCTCCCTCCCCCAGGCGGGGGAGACGCCGTGA
- a CDS encoding putative Glucose-1-phosphate thymidylyltransferase (Evidence 3 : Putative function from multiple computational evidences; Product type e : enzyme) yields MRAIILAGGRGQRLMPLTDGRPKPLVPFLDRPILDYTLAQLGAAGFTDVVITLGYEGARIRAHVGDGSRWGVRVGYSQEETALGTAGAVRLALARFPAREPVLIVSGDGLTDFDLAGFYRRMRAARAEAGLLVAAVADPRAYGVVELAGDGQVVGFVEKPAWLMEGAVVNTGIYYLEPGLLAGVPVGVPVDFGHELFPQWIAEGRRVRGEAGRGYWCDVGTVEQYRAAHEAALDGRVRLPWPVAVTVGRGARGRCIWGRGRSWSRRRRWGRTR; encoded by the coding sequence ATGCGCGCAATCATCCTGGCGGGGGGCCGTGGCCAACGGCTAATGCCGTTAACGGACGGGCGGCCGAAGCCCCTGGTGCCGTTTCTGGACCGGCCGATTCTGGACTACACCCTGGCGCAGCTGGGCGCGGCGGGGTTCACGGATGTGGTGATCACCCTGGGGTACGAGGGGGCGCGCATCCGGGCCCACGTGGGGGACGGCAGCCGCTGGGGGGTCCGGGTTGGCTACAGCCAGGAGGAGACGGCGCTGGGCACGGCGGGAGCGGTGCGGCTGGCGCTGGCGCGGTTTCCGGCGCGGGAGCCGGTGCTGATCGTCAGCGGGGACGGGCTGACGGACTTTGATCTGGCGGGATTTTACCGGCGGATGCGGGCGGCCCGGGCGGAGGCGGGGCTACTGGTGGCGGCGGTGGCGGACCCGCGGGCGTACGGGGTGGTGGAGCTGGCGGGGGACGGCCAGGTGGTGGGATTTGTGGAGAAGCCGGCGTGGCTGATGGAAGGGGCGGTGGTGAACACCGGCATCTACTACCTGGAGCCGGGGCTGCTGGCGGGGGTGCCGGTGGGGGTGCCGGTGGACTTTGGGCACGAGCTGTTTCCGCAGTGGATTGCGGAAGGGCGGCGGGTGCGCGGGGAAGCCGGGCGGGGGTACTGGTGCGATGTCGGGACGGTAGAGCAGTACCGGGCGGCGCACGAGGCGGCGCTGGACGGGCGGGTGCGGCTGCCGTGGCCGGTGGCGGTGACGGTGGGGCGCGGGGCCAGGGGCCGGTGTATCTGGGGCCGGGGGCGGTCGTGGAGCCGACGGCGGCGGTGGGGCCGTACGCGGTGA
- a CDS encoding ArsR family transcriptional regulator — MFRREADLFRALGDPVRLHILALLRVREACVCELTRLLPVSQPAVSQHLRKLRAAGLVEERRHRYWTYYRLPSDPPPLALPVLEHLEAPAEEVAWLKTHRVASSCTLSPGTGAAPARFPLPPTP; from the coding sequence GTGTTCCGGCGGGAAGCGGACCTCTTCCGGGCGCTGGGGGATCCCGTCCGGCTCCACATCCTGGCCCTGTTGCGGGTGCGGGAGGCCTGCGTCTGTGAACTCACCCGCCTGCTGCCCGTCAGTCAGCCCGCCGTGTCCCAGCATCTCCGCAAGCTGCGGGCGGCCGGGCTGGTGGAGGAGCGCCGTCACCGCTACTGGACCTATTACCGCCTGCCGTCCGACCCCCCGCCCCTGGCGCTCCCTGTGCTGGAACACCTCGAGGCCCCAGCGGAGGAAGTCGCCTGGCTCAAGACCCACCGGGTGGCCAGCAGCTGTACGCTGTCACCGGGTACCGGGGCGGCGCCGGCGCGGTTCCCGCTGCCCCCCACCCCGTAA